In Candida albicans SC5314 chromosome 4, complete sequence, the genomic window ACAAATGCAaatttcttattgtttttcGTTAACCACTCAAGAAACTTATCTACCCCAGGAATCAAATCTTCATCTAACCAAATGACTCCATcacaatcaaataaaaaattgtcGTACTTTGATAAAATACGTTCTGCCTCTTGTTTGGAAGAAATATGTTTAGGATTAGGTTTAATAGTCATCAGTAACAAATGTCAATGTAGTTATGTTATTAGGAAATAGTAATGAATAAACCAATGAAatatatttgttgatatgAATTTATGTTTAAATGAGTCAATCTATGgacaaaagaaaaggtgaaaaaataaaaaaaggaattaAACCCCCACTCACTGCCAAAACGGAATTAAGGAAAGAAATACTcttccaaaaaaaactgtTGACATTGTTGTCACGTGGATAGTATATATTTCCGGGACTAACAAAACAGTTTTCCGGTAcgtggttttttttttcaactcaTTGATTAAGTCTTACGaatattgtttgtttgaatGGATCTCGTAGTTATACTTTATTATGATCGTCCCCACAATGATGGAGATCCTTTGGTGTGACTAATTATAATCCCGTCTCATATTGTGTAAGTTTCATGTTGAAACTAACCACAATGCCTTAACTTTTACTCCTCCAACCAAAATCtaactatttttttcaacacgAACAATTTTCGAAATTCTCGCCGCACCGCCTTATTTATTCTCGCGTGGCtaatataatttcaatcTGTTGTTCCTTGTCGTTTCAGGAAATTTCATCttattcaattatatatatatgccCCTTTAGCCTTATCAAATTTCTGGAGAatatacattttttttttatagtACAACGGTGTTACTTCATAGCTTGAGATGTTTCGACTGATTTCAAGAATAACACGGTCTTGTCAATCATATCCTCGACAAACACATTTCCGACTTTTCCATAGTCCGACACGATTAAAgtttaatcaaattgttgataattttctACAGGATTTAAAGCAAGATGAACAAGAGAATTCAGGTggaaataaaaacaatggTAAAAAATCAGGTTCAGGAAAAGATAGCAATGAtcgatttgaaaaattcaaaactttCTTATTGAAATGTTTTGAAACAATAGGTATTACGTTATCATCGGTTGGTGTATTAGGATTGTCTGGATTTTTATATCATCGTTATTATAATATGCATGTATTGAGGAAAATGAACGATGCATTTGAAACTGGTGATCCGTCGGCCCAATTGAAGATGCATACGCGTACTCATGACGATTCGTTGGAAGATGAAATCAATGCCCACTGGGTTGATCGACCACAACAAAAACTATTAAATGATATTATTGCTGGTGATATAATTGGACGTTATTTCTTAATTATTGGAGAGAAGGGAACTGGTAAAACTTCGTTGATTCTAGAATCTATGAAACGAGTTAATGGGTTTAATGTTTGTATATTTGATGCCCATGCTGACCCAGAAATCTTTAGAATACGATTGGGTAAAGCATTGAATTTCACTTTCAATGAGGATTATATTGGGTCATTGTTTTCTATTAGAGGACCAAGAGACACTACTGCATTATTGGATATTGAGAGAGCTTTCAGTAAGTTGGAGGAATTGGCTATTAAACGAGTTAATAAAGTTCATAAACCtttaataatgattataaACAATGCTCATTTGatcaaagaaaatgaagaaggtgttaaattattagaattgCTACAACAAAAAGCGGAATCATTAAGTGGATCAGGATTGTTAACCATGATTTTTAATAGTGATGATTATTGGGTTTATgagaaattaaaacaattagGTACTCGACTTGAATTGATCAATGTTAGAGATTTTAATCGTATGGAAACCATAAATGCATTGAAATTTGTACGTCATCGTTATTTCCCCAAATTAGAGAAATTGGATGATGAGTTATGTAATGCCGTGtatgatttaattggtgGACGTCCACAACATATAACCCAAGTCGCTAGACACCGTGATATAATGAAAGCATGTCATCAAATTATAGACAGGGAAAAGACATGGTTTTTGAATCAATGTGGCTTGCTAGGGGATGACAtggatgatgatgttatGGAAAGCGGGAAATTTTCTAGTAGTGCCATGTTATTAATGAGAGAATTTGTTGAGATGGATCGACAAAAATCGAATCCATTATTGATTAACCTGTCATCTTCAGATGGTACTCACTCTTCTCAGTTAATGAATCATAGATTACCGGAACTTCCACTATGGAGAGCGAGACAAATTATGACTAGACCTGATTATATTCAAagatttgataatttgaatatatttacCATTGATTCTGAATCGCGAGTGCGAGCTGACTCGGTACCAATGATGAGAGCATTTCATGAGATTGCATCGCAACCACATTTCgatcaattattagaagaCACCATTGACCGTGTTGCCGATATAGAAGCTTTGGGTAGAACAAGAGAATTGGTTCTTAAAGATTTACAGTTAGGTAGTCATTAtgaaatgttgaaaaagaaacaccCTGAAGgagaaaatttcaaatttactATGATCAAATCACCTAAACAAAATGATTTACATGGAGATTTCGATAAATATAATACTGAGGAAATCAATCAagctgatgatgatgatgaagatgaagacgaTTTATATTTAGAAGAAATTAACCGTAAGGATTCTCGAAAATGGTGGAAGAAGAGAATGCAAAAATATGATCGTTTATTTCTTCCTGATGATAACAAACATTCAGAAGAAGGTGATCTTGATATAAATAGACCTCGAGAAGATGAGTAGATCAACACTCTGTTTGAGTAAATATACATATTCTGTAGCTTATTATTGAGCTGTCTAGTAAAATGCCGTgtggttttttttctattgaaaatttgcaACCAACTTTTTATTAAACCACATGAATTACACGTTGGAGtaataacaattcaaatcaatacaAGTGAGTTCAAAACTTGTGTTTTGCTATAATGAAAGAGGAGCAGCTCTCCTCGGATCACTTGCCGTGAAAATGCTTTGcccaacaaaaaatgaaaacaacaagGTATGAATATGGGAACTAAAAATGAGGAGATATAAACGGACCACATTGGTTCGAGTTATTATATGTTGTAGGCCCATTTGAAAAGGATAGCAAACTAAAGTGATACACAACCACTTGAAATGGTACTCATTCCCAATCACAATTGGTTATAATTCAAGGGATTGCTGAGCTTTTGGGTGGGCGGATATTGTAACAACAACTTATGTGTATCACTATTGTTTTGTTATATATTCAAATGCAGTAGATATAATCATACAATTAAAATCTATTAACACACCAAGATATATAACATAAAATTCTAGACATCGAAGTTATAAATTGTTTGGCTATACATAAAACCACATAAACATTACCAACTTTAAATCATCTTAGTTTCTCACAACTAATATTTTCCTTGTCCAAATATGGTCCAATATATCGAACCCGTGTTTCTTGAATGGTGTGCTATATTATCCTTTCGGCAAGATGTGTTCAAGTCCAAATCTGGATTGGAAGTACactcaataattttttgggGTAAGGACAATAGAATGAAAATTCAATCatacacatacacataCACACGCATTTCCATATAAGCTACACCCAGATTTAGCAGCCAAATATTTATGATACGTATATGCTTGAAATAAAACCACCTCATCATTCTAGTCCCATCCAAACACGTTGACATTATGATTCTAATTACTATAAATACTTGCAAATATCCAATCTATTCTtctagtttttttttatatcatcacaaaacaacaactcaACTAACAACTAATCACAATATGAAATTTTCTACAGCTGCTTTAACTTTATCTTTGTTTGCCATTGTCAATTCTTCAGTTACAACATATGGAGCTGGATTcggtggtgatgatgacgataaTTCAAAACATCATAAATATGATTGTGAAATCGATACTTATGAATGGAAATTTGCTTTGGCTGTTAAAGAATGGAAGCATTGTCAAGATAAAAAATTCTGTCAAGACACCGATTTAGATTTGGTTTATGAAGGTGATGATGGTCAATTATACCATGGTTGTGATGGAACTTATCCATATTCCAAATGTAAACACTGTACCAATGTTTTCACTGGTGgtgatgacgatgatgacaattgtgatgatgattgcaagaaaaagaagaaaaaggtTTACTTTGCTAAACGTGGtgacgacgatgatgatgataaatgtGATGATAAGTGTGAATACCCATACTGTGAAATCCACAATACTGATTGCGACTTGCTTATTACCTTATGTGGAGGTGTTTTGACAGATGACAAACATGCTACTGGTGAAATTGTTGCTAATcatcaattccaatttgaTAAACCCCCACAAAAGGATGCCTTACATAAGAAAGGATTCTCAATCGTTCATACTGAAGGAACTTACTATTTGGCACTTGAtcataaaattgatttctgGCATTGTAAAGTTGACGATAAAGGATTATACAAGATTTATGATAAATCTATTGGTGAACAATGTTCTAAAATCAAGCTTATTGTATTGAAATCAGATGAAAAGGCCACTTTTACCGATGATAGCGATGACTGTGATGatgattgcaaaaaaaacaaaaagaaacaacatGATTAGTTAGTTTGTCACAAATAAGTGGGAGGGggttctttttctttttaggttaattttcttgataaaaaatttgttattaGATGAATTTCGGTATTTGATCTAGAtgatcaaataaatcaattgcaaTGCTTAGGGttctttatatatatagtttcgaatcaaatatattaatttgCATGCAAAACCGTTGTCTTAATTGTAGTTCGGAATTCTTCAAACATTTCTTTGTTCGTTTTTAACTTATATAAAATAGTTCACATTATATATAAGATCTGGTTTTTCAATTACTTTGCAATATCATGCAGTAATGCCTttgcaacagcaacaagGACAATCGGTATTAATGCATAAAGATATCAGCTCTTCAATTGTTTGCAACAATTTACTTACCAGTATGGACACTGGTGATAAGTTGATTCTCCATTGTTATGTTCACCATCCAGTtttacttcttcttgttgctgctgtggttgttgttgttgacgttgcaatttttcttgtcgtTGTAGTTGTAATTGAGcattcatcatcatttctATAGTGGTTGTATGTATCTCACTGTGTATTTTATGTTTCTGAAACCGTTTTTCACCACATGAACTATCATCCATGGATGTGTTGTAGAAATCGTAACTACTGctggtggtagtggttGGCGGTGGAGACGATGGAggaaaacaattgaatatattgGTTCTGGTTGAATTGGTATCTTCAGAAAATGGAAAAGAGTGAGATGTTgaaaattcttcaaatgtACGTTTTCTAGAGGTCATCATTGTGAATGTTATTAAGGGAAAGTAGTAGTATCAGtaattctcttttttgaaaaattgatgaaaacttgaattgaaaaatgaaaacagCTTCGTCTTATTCTCTTACGCGTATGTTTTCATTCATCGAACGCGTGggccaaaaaaaaaacaatcgATTATTTAGACTGGTACAAATAAgacctttttttttcgtgCTAAAGCACGCCCAGTTTTGTTCAGTTTAGTAGCGTACAAGTCGAAGCATTTATTACCAAGTGctaaaaaacaacaacagagTCTTTGATGAGCACTCTCctagaaaaaaaagtaaccCACAATGAGATGAACTAAACCAACATCAATCAACCAATACACACCAATCATGGgaaccaacaacaaaactgTCACTAATAAGTCAAACAAGAGAATCCAAGGGAAACGACATATCAAACATAGTCCCAACTTGACTCCCTTTAATGAAACACAAAATGCTTCgaattttttaatcaaatcatcaactCCTTATATATCAGCTATCAAACAAATtaccaagaaattgaataaattctCCAAATCAAAGAATAGTCACACgataaataaatttcaaaatgaaCAATACAAGACGATCAAATATATAGCCGTCAAAGGTATGGgta contains:
- the CSP2 gene encoding Csp2p (Putative cell wall associated protein; C. albicans and C. dubliniensis specific gene highly induced during chlamydospore development in both species; localized to chlamydospore cell wall; Hap43-repressed; Spider biofilm induced) produces the protein MKFSTAALTLSLFAIVNSSVTTYGAGFGGDDDDNSKHHKYDCEIDTYEWKFALAVKEWKHCQDKKFCQDTDLDLVYEGDDGQLYHGCDGTYPYSKCKHCTNVFTGGDDDDDNCDDDCKKKKKKVYFAKRGDDDDDDKCDDKCEYPYCEIHNTDCDLLITLCGGVLTDDKHATGEIVANHQFQFDKPPQKDALHKKGFSIVHTEGTYYLALDHKIDFWHCKVDDKGLYKIYDKSIGEQCSKIKLIVLKSDEKATFTDDSDDCDDDCKKNKKKQHD
- a CDS encoding uncharacterized protein (Ortholog of C. dubliniensis CD36 : Cd36_40780, Candida tenuis NRRL Y-1498 : CANTEDRAFT_116553, Lodderomyces elongisporus NRLL YB-4239 : LELG_04263 and Debaryomyces hansenii CBS767 : DEHA2G21736g) gives rise to the protein MMTSRKRTFEEFSTSHSFPFSEDTNSTRTNIFNCFPPSSPPPTTTTSSSYDFYNTSMDDSSCGEKRFQKHKIHSEIHTTTIEMMMNAQLQLQRQEKLQRQQQQPQQQQEEVKSDGEHNNGESTYHQCPYW
- a CDS encoding uncharacterized protein (Has domain(s) with predicted ATP binding activity), with the protein product MFRSISRITRSCQSYPRQTHFRLFHSPTRLKFNQIVDNFLQDLKQDEQENSGGNKNNGKKSGSGKDSNDRFEKFKTFLLKCFETIGITLSSVGVLGLSGFLYHRYYNMHVLRKMNDAFETGDPSAQLKMHTRTHDDSLEDEINAHWVDRPQQKLLNDIIAGDIIGRYFLIIGEKGTGKTSLILESMKRVNGFNVCIFDAHADPEIFRIRLGKALNFTFNEDYIGSLFSIRGPRDTTALLDIERAFSKLEELAIKRVNKVHKPLIMIINNAHLIKENEEGVKLLELLQQKAESLSGSGLLTMIFNSDDYWVYEKLKQLGTRLELINVRDFNRMETINALKFVRHRYFPKLEKLDDELCNAVYDLIGGRPQHITQVARHRDIMKACHQIIDREKTWFLNQCGLLGDDMDDDVMESGKFSSSAMLLMREFVEMDRQKSNPLLINSSSSDGTHSSQLMNHRLPELPLWRARQIMTRPDYIQRFDNLNIFTIDSESRVRADSVPMMRAFHEIASQPHFDQLLEDTIDRVADIEALGRTRELVLKDLQLGSHYEMLKKKHPEGENFKFTMIKSPKQNDLHGDFDKYNTEEINQADDDDEDEDDLYLEEINRKDSRKWWKKRMQKYDRLFLPDDNKHSEEGDLDINRPREDE
- a CDS encoding ribonuclease P/MRP protein subunit (Ortholog(s) have RNA binding, ribonuclease MRP activity, ribonuclease P activity), with the protein product MGTNNKTVTNKSNKRIQGKRHIKHSPNLTPFNETQNASNFLIKSSTPYISAIKQITKKLNKFSKSKNSHTINKFQNEQYKTIKYIAVKGMGKTIEKVASIGTHFQKDYKVDVLTGSTTVLDEFAPIESNQEPDNENKSDDDDDDDDETIYKKRTVSSIEIRIWIKRD